A stretch of the Nitratifractor salsuginis DSM 16511 genome encodes the following:
- a CDS encoding outer membrane protein assembly factor BamD — MRLIVKYSLLAILTVTLGGCFGIGEKKQEYNKSAQAWYDAIQSSISHDELEKADKQYLSLRSEHIDSALLPTAMLALAQAHMADEEYLLANYYLDEFLKKYARGAWAEYARFLKLKASFLGIHDINKDQKLVADTLAQCQSFYASHRGSRYAPLVQTMIVRLEMAQYLLNADIAHLYDRIGKAEAAKIYREKNTHYVFKPEQIEDPESGFLSSLNPFD; from the coding sequence ATGAGACTGATTGTAAAATATTCATTGTTGGCTATTTTGACAGTGACCTTGGGAGGTTGCTTCGGCATAGGAGAAAAGAAGCAGGAGTACAACAAATCGGCTCAGGCGTGGTACGATGCGATCCAGAGCTCCATTTCCCACGATGAGCTGGAGAAGGCGGACAAGCAGTATCTCTCTCTGCGGAGTGAGCATATCGACTCGGCTCTGCTGCCGACGGCGATGCTGGCGCTGGCACAGGCGCATATGGCCGATGAAGAGTATCTGCTGGCCAATTACTATCTGGATGAGTTTCTCAAGAAATATGCCCGCGGGGCCTGGGCGGAATATGCCCGTTTCCTCAAGCTCAAGGCTTCCTTCCTTGGGATCCACGATATCAACAAGGACCAGAAGCTTGTCGCCGATACCTTGGCACAATGCCAGAGCTTCTACGCTTCACACCGTGGAAGCCGCTATGCGCCGCTGGTGCAGACGATGATCGTCCGTCTGGAAATGGCCCAGTATCTGCTTAATGCGGATATCGCCCATCTCTATGACCGCATCGGCAAAGCCGAAGCCGCCAAGATCTACCGCGAGAAGAACACCCACTACGTTTTCAAGCCCGAGCAGATCGAAGATCCTGAGAGCGGTTTCCTCTCTTCGCTCAATCCCTTCGATTGA
- a CDS encoding Ig-like domain-containing protein, with protein MMKNFKSFLNYLSFFLNRLFLQKNSAKMNYYLLSVLLLLPLLPNSLNAATGDDCSTAENVAIPSSFTVDLAYYWQSGWNSGRYYYYQFTAPSNGVVHIYSTGADTDTDSKLYNSDCSSLLTDDEESNNNIDMNYSVNADASYKIELYNYVWNNHGNFTLHIDFTPAPNQPPSANDVNVTTKLNTSVTIHLDASDPDPGDHIQSYPIIEGPSHGQLSGSEPDITYTPDSGYTGTDTFTYKACDTHNACSDPATVTITISNTSESSGGRDFELRHQENIYGNVKVIGNTVLCVHDRNGNCVEPSGTATNASTDLQKAPQSWSELSIPNDARIVYARLYWQGRKDATSSNLSWDSTSKRDASKIKLKIGDTGEWKPIIADILDLDYTKSVNYIRTYSASADVTDLVLPGDNKYYIDTSSFYTSTGETWSKTPKDGLGNYGAWTLVVVYKDPNSDEARNISIFDGFKQVNKDLGNVDISVSGFLTPKAGDVDSKLYAFAAEGDKYLTGDDFLMAGERYNTSLRSIAPDSDNAFNSRVDVNASRGPELINNNGIDIQEYSVGTTPGAKGIILNEEYGAKFQFTSHQDTYFPSLLVFSTKIRALDLCYDYTYGQNGNYIVASDTQGMTINGKFKTTAPLDVKLYVRNQENSDITVSNLKVNIEDINVSQAKYRRDSTLIAKPNSHIEPLPDQGREVGDAYDRNISIGSVGSLEHFYVYYSLDLLRENINMPIHVNIDYDMTVTIDGKVIPLGHQSMPLQNVGICKDNSFYQPTFGQFNVVHQAMYRSGHDPDYYYNLPTQIVKRRDQNYKLELMEPGSDGKYNEIGSTDYLIAAAVETISADGFHYTDATCTDENATRISHGRAWGLIDAGKHLDNLSASDINGLGFFDRAASNSAFLITTPLDENGNLVEFEKNGNQYSIVHLPNYGNQNTCKNSTDTIESQCDGDLTKEDVKACLQCIYGYVTERLCSRDNFAIRPEAFYVNITDANGTASPSSISRPVTNNASALPKVNLAAGYYYLYDANATTHESNNSSPGYTSKVDATFVWSPGSSVNVSKCNDTSDKNNSFTFAGGTAHQTLPVNQVGEYHLNITDSEWTRVDHISQYMVHHVSPYFKTGQNTDCIENNGSVQSGTTPGLNGCNISSDHNNSDAKTIYRDLNITFFPYTFNLTGIQAHIGPNTRTHSQTFIYINTPPKMNADDLGMSYNLDGTFYASGKNGAQLSNFVSGCYAENTDLNLSIVYYTSPKFNENVSTVPDRNISSVIQENNSHDTIIRPVPGSTLDFENNTSIVKVDTSHQKIYISQDQGFYTKDMNGSVKLKLRLNFDRNISKPINPRFIHFNDFNISYRSQPGLLYADEKSNHQISGDLTLDDNVTFLYGRAKPSKFFYDDIESNRTKTPISIVVYYDDLNSTIMPNPNFKMTNEYEWYLNTNHYSVDGDGNVFLVPSPDDSNGTVDNNPAITNGKNDQVTVTANSTNRPLTVDINLTGTDPWLIYNPYKEAEPAPFYRVRFIGTSNWAGYGGTGNVVESNASKKKLRRLEW; from the coding sequence ATGATGAAAAACTTTAAATCATTTTTAAACTATTTATCCTTTTTTTTGAATAGATTATTTTTACAAAAAAATTCTGCAAAAATGAATTATTATTTATTATCAGTTTTGCTACTTTTGCCATTACTTCCAAATTCGTTAAATGCTGCAACCGGAGATGATTGCAGCACAGCTGAGAATGTTGCTATCCCTTCAAGTTTCACTGTTGATCTTGCTTATTATTGGCAATCAGGTTGGAACTCAGGTCGATATTATTACTACCAATTCACAGCGCCTTCTAACGGAGTTGTTCATATATATAGTACGGGAGCCGACACCGATACTGATAGTAAATTATACAATTCAGACTGTTCGTCTTTATTAACGGATGACGAAGAATCTAACAATAATATTGATATGAATTATTCTGTTAATGCTGATGCATCTTATAAAATAGAATTATATAACTATGTTTGGAACAATCATGGAAACTTCACACTTCATATCGATTTCACACCAGCACCAAATCAACCGCCAAGCGCCAATGATGTCAATGTCACGACAAAGCTTAACACGTCTGTAACCATTCATCTCGACGCCAGCGATCCCGATCCAGGTGATCATATCCAATCATACCCGATAATCGAAGGCCCCAGCCATGGACAGTTGAGTGGTTCAGAACCGGACATTACTTATACTCCCGATTCAGGATACACGGGAACAGACACTTTTACTTATAAAGCATGTGACACACACAATGCCTGCTCGGATCCCGCCACAGTCACGATCACTATTTCCAATACCAGCGAAAGCTCCGGCGGCCGTGACTTTGAGTTGCGCCACCAGGAGAACATCTACGGCAATGTCAAAGTCATCGGCAATACAGTCCTCTGCGTCCATGACAGGAACGGTAACTGTGTGGAGCCTTCGGGGACAGCAACCAATGCCAGCACCGACCTCCAAAAGGCCCCGCAATCCTGGTCGGAACTCTCGATCCCTAATGACGCCAGAATCGTCTATGCACGTCTCTACTGGCAGGGGAGAAAAGACGCAACGAGTAGTAATCTATCCTGGGATAGCACATCCAAACGTGATGCAAGTAAAATCAAGCTGAAGATAGGTGATACAGGAGAGTGGAAACCGATTATAGCTGATATTTTGGATCTCGACTATACTAAATCAGTTAACTATATAAGAACCTATTCCGCCAGCGCAGATGTGACAGATTTAGTTCTCCCCGGCGATAATAAATATTACATCGACACATCAAGTTTTTACACAAGTACTGGTGAAACATGGTCAAAGACTCCTAAAGATGGTTTGGGAAATTATGGCGCATGGACATTGGTCGTCGTCTATAAAGACCCCAATTCCGATGAGGCCAGGAACATTTCGATATTCGATGGATTTAAACAAGTCAATAAGGATTTGGGGAATGTAGACATTTCTGTTAGCGGTTTCCTGACTCCCAAAGCGGGTGATGTAGATTCCAAACTCTATGCTTTTGCCGCCGAGGGAGACAAATACCTTACCGGAGACGACTTTTTGATGGCGGGTGAACGTTATAACACATCCCTCCGAAGTATCGCACCCGATTCCGATAACGCTTTTAACTCCAGAGTCGATGTCAACGCCTCGCGTGGCCCTGAGCTCATCAATAACAATGGTATCGACATTCAGGAATATAGCGTTGGGACAACCCCGGGGGCCAAGGGTATTATTCTTAATGAAGAGTATGGAGCCAAGTTCCAATTTACTTCGCATCAGGATACCTATTTCCCCTCGCTGCTCGTCTTTTCAACCAAAATCCGCGCGCTTGATCTCTGCTATGACTATACCTATGGTCAAAACGGCAATTACATTGTTGCTTCGGATACTCAAGGGATGACGATCAATGGCAAATTCAAAACCACTGCACCCTTAGATGTCAAACTCTATGTCCGTAACCAGGAAAACTCCGACATTACTGTTTCAAATCTCAAAGTCAATATCGAAGACATCAACGTCTCCCAGGCTAAATACAGAAGAGATTCAACATTAATCGCAAAGCCCAACAGTCATATTGAACCTCTCCCTGATCAGGGAAGAGAGGTCGGGGATGCTTACGACCGCAACATAAGTATTGGCAGTGTCGGATCTCTGGAGCATTTCTATGTCTATTATAGTTTGGATCTGCTCAGAGAAAATATCAATATGCCCATTCACGTAAATATCGACTATGACATGACTGTGACGATCGATGGAAAGGTGATCCCTCTCGGTCATCAATCCATGCCTTTGCAAAATGTGGGAATATGTAAAGACAACAGCTTTTATCAGCCCACCTTTGGCCAGTTTAACGTCGTACACCAAGCCATGTATCGATCCGGCCATGATCCGGATTATTATTACAATCTACCCACGCAGATCGTCAAAAGACGGGATCAAAATTACAAATTGGAGCTTATGGAGCCCGGCAGTGACGGCAAATACAACGAAATTGGCAGCACCGACTATCTCATAGCCGCAGCGGTCGAAACGATCAGTGCGGATGGATTCCACTATACAGACGCCACTTGTACCGATGAGAACGCTACCAGGATTAGTCACGGTAGAGCGTGGGGACTCATAGATGCGGGTAAACATCTTGACAATTTAAGTGCGAGTGATATAAATGGATTAGGCTTTTTCGATAGAGCGGCTTCCAATAGTGCCTTTCTCATTACCACACCTCTTGATGAAAATGGCAATCTGGTAGAATTTGAAAAAAATGGTAACCAATATTCTATTGTCCATCTACCAAATTACGGCAATCAAAATACTTGTAAAAATTCCACTGATACAATAGAGTCACAATGTGATGGCGACCTTACGAAAGAGGATGTCAAGGCTTGCCTACAATGTATTTATGGATATGTCACCGAAAGACTCTGTTCCCGGGACAACTTTGCCATCCGACCCGAAGCGTTCTATGTGAACATTACAGACGCGAATGGGACGGCATCTCCATCCTCCATCAGCAGGCCTGTCACCAATAATGCTTCCGCGCTGCCCAAGGTGAATCTCGCTGCGGGGTATTACTATCTGTATGATGCCAATGCGACTACCCATGAAAGCAACAATTCATCTCCCGGATACACTTCCAAAGTTGATGCTACATTTGTCTGGAGCCCAGGCAGTTCCGTTAATGTATCCAAATGTAATGATACGAGTGACAAAAACAACAGTTTCACTTTTGCGGGAGGGACGGCGCATCAAACGCTGCCAGTGAACCAGGTGGGTGAATATCATCTGAATATAACAGACTCGGAATGGACCAGGGTCGACCATATCTCCCAATATATGGTGCATCATGTCTCCCCCTACTTTAAGACGGGTCAAAATACCGATTGCATAGAAAATAATGGTTCTGTCCAGAGTGGCACGACCCCTGGGCTCAACGGATGCAATATTTCCTCTGATCATAACAACAGTGACGCCAAGACCATCTACAGAGATCTGAATATCACATTTTTCCCATACACTTTTAACCTAACTGGTATCCAAGCCCACATCGGTCCAAATACCAGAACACATAGCCAAACCTTCATCTATATCAATACGCCACCCAAAATGAATGCGGATGACCTTGGTATGAGTTACAACTTGGATGGAACCTTTTATGCATCAGGAAAAAATGGAGCGCAGTTGAGCAATTTTGTCTCCGGTTGTTATGCGGAGAATACGGATTTGAATCTCTCCATTGTCTATTATACGAGTCCGAAGTTCAATGAGAATGTTAGCACAGTGCCAGACCGGAACATCTCCTCTGTCATCCAGGAGAATAATAGCCACGACACTATCATTCGTCCGGTACCCGGAAGTACTTTGGATTTCGAAAACAATACTTCAATAGTCAAAGTCGATACTTCACATCAAAAGATTTATATTTCCCAGGACCAAGGTTTTTATACCAAAGATATGAACGGATCAGTAAAGTTGAAGCTACGATTGAACTTCGATCGAAATATCTCCAAGCCGATCAATCCCCGTTTCATCCACTTCAATGATTTCAACATAAGCTATCGAAGTCAGCCTGGTCTTCTTTATGCAGATGAGAAAAGCAATCACCAAATCTCTGGGGATTTGACATTGGATGACAATGTCACCTTCCTCTACGGCCGTGCCAAACCCTCCAAATTCTTCTACGATGACATAGAAAGCAACCGTACCAAAACCCCGATCTCCATTGTCGTTTATTACGATGACCTTAACTCTACGATTATGCCCAATCCAAATTTCAAAATGACCAATGAGTACGAGTGGTATCTCAACACTAATCATTACAGCGTTGATGGCGATGGAAATGTATTCTTAGTGCCATCACCGGACGATAGCAATGGAACGGTTGATAATAATCCGGCTATCACTAACGGCAAAAACGACCAGGTTACCGTAACGGCCAATTCGACCAACCGTCCGCTGACCGTCGATATCAACCTTACCGGAACCGACCCCTGGCTGATCTATAATCCCTACAAAGAAGCCGAGCCCGCTCCCTTCTACCGTGTCCGTTTCATCGGTACCAGTAACTGGGCAGGATATGGCGGTACCGGCAATGTGGTTGAGAGTAACGCCAGCAAGAAAAAACTACGTAGGCTGGAGTGGTAA
- the lon gene encoding endopeptidase La — MQLSDYDKFPTVLPIVAEDELFFYPFMISPIFLSSQPDIDAATMAMENNSLLFVATTKPGHEGERTHEAIYPVGVVGSIMRKVHMPDGRVKILFQGLARGRVLEPVEGEPLQAKIGIIENDSYNQLKVDAMLGILREKIRQLSQLNSTIPADLVKTIEENDEPHRIADLVSSMLSLRKEKAYELYTMENIEERLLGLIDIITGQIEALKVQREISSKVHNKIEQTNKEYFLKEQLKEIQKELGVDTQREEEIAAFREKLEEIKPYLEEDAYKEIKKQLDRLARMHPDSADAVVLQNYLEWVFEMPFGKFSKGQLDVKKVAEELDKDHYSLEKPKERIVEYFSVRELAELRGKKETESKGVILCFAGPPGVGKTSLANSIAKALDRPLVRIALGGLEDVNELRGHRRTYVGAMPGRIVQGLIEAKTMDPVMVLDEIDKVGRTHRGDPTSALLEILDPEQNTHYRDYYLNFSIDLSKVVFIATANELGYIPAPLRDRMEIIIINSYTPEEKFEIARRYLIPQELKKHALRPDEFSISKKALRLLIDEYTREPGVRNLRRKIATLMRKAARMILEDPKIQHIRINAKNLPKFAGKKVFEFSVIDEEPQIGVVNGLAWTAVGGDVLTVEAIKIKGKGLMQLTGSLGDVMKESARIAHSVVKILIDEGKVKIPRSVIPRTAKEQEEGKYPDASEVYKRYDLHLHVPEGATPKDGPSAGITMATAIASIYSERKVDNKVAMTGELTLTGKVLPIGGLKEKLIAAYKAGVKKALIPEKNYERDLEDLPKEVLEHVKIIPVTIIEEVLEEALL; from the coding sequence ATGCAACTTAGTGATTATGATAAATTTCCAACCGTCCTTCCAATCGTAGCCGAGGATGAACTTTTCTTCTACCCCTTTATGATCAGTCCGATCTTCCTCAGCTCTCAGCCTGATATCGATGCGGCGACCATGGCGATGGAGAACAACTCTCTGCTCTTTGTCGCCACGACCAAACCCGGACACGAGGGGGAACGGACCCACGAAGCAATTTATCCCGTGGGCGTGGTCGGCAGCATTATGCGCAAAGTCCATATGCCCGACGGCCGAGTCAAGATCCTCTTCCAGGGTCTGGCCCGGGGCCGGGTGCTGGAGCCGGTGGAGGGCGAACCCCTCCAGGCGAAGATCGGCATTATCGAGAACGACAGTTACAACCAACTCAAAGTCGATGCGATGCTGGGAATCCTTCGGGAGAAGATCCGGCAGCTCAGCCAGCTCAACAGCACCATCCCCGCCGATCTGGTCAAAACCATCGAAGAGAATGACGAGCCCCACCGCATCGCAGACCTTGTCTCTTCGATGCTCTCGCTGCGCAAAGAGAAGGCGTACGAGCTCTATACGATGGAGAACATCGAGGAGCGGCTCTTAGGGCTCATCGATATCATCACCGGACAGATCGAAGCCCTGAAGGTCCAGCGGGAGATCAGCTCCAAGGTCCACAACAAAATCGAGCAGACCAATAAGGAGTACTTCCTCAAGGAGCAGCTCAAAGAGATCCAGAAAGAGCTGGGGGTTGATACCCAGCGCGAAGAAGAGATCGCTGCCTTCCGCGAGAAGCTCGAAGAGATCAAACCCTATCTCGAAGAGGACGCCTACAAGGAGATCAAAAAGCAGCTCGACCGCCTGGCACGGATGCATCCCGACAGTGCCGATGCGGTGGTGCTGCAGAACTATTTGGAGTGGGTCTTCGAAATGCCCTTCGGAAAATTCTCCAAAGGGCAGTTGGATGTGAAAAAGGTGGCTGAAGAGCTAGACAAGGACCACTATTCCCTCGAAAAACCCAAAGAACGGATCGTGGAGTACTTTTCCGTCAGAGAGTTGGCAGAGCTCAGAGGCAAGAAGGAGACTGAGAGCAAAGGAGTCATCCTCTGTTTCGCCGGACCTCCAGGCGTGGGAAAAACCTCTCTGGCCAACTCCATTGCCAAAGCCCTGGACCGTCCATTGGTGCGAATCGCCCTGGGGGGTCTGGAGGATGTGAATGAGCTGAGAGGACACCGCCGTACCTATGTTGGAGCGATGCCCGGCCGGATCGTCCAAGGGCTTATCGAAGCTAAGACGATGGATCCCGTAATGGTCCTCGACGAGATCGACAAGGTGGGGCGCACCCATCGTGGAGATCCGACTTCGGCCTTGCTAGAGATTCTGGATCCTGAGCAGAATACCCACTATCGGGATTACTATCTCAACTTTTCCATCGATCTGAGCAAAGTAGTTTTCATCGCTACCGCCAACGAGCTGGGCTATATCCCCGCTCCACTGCGGGATAGGATGGAGATCATCATTATCAACAGTTACACGCCCGAAGAGAAATTCGAGATTGCCAGACGTTATCTGATCCCTCAGGAGCTCAAGAAGCACGCCCTGCGTCCCGATGAATTCAGCATCTCCAAAAAGGCACTGCGCCTGCTCATCGACGAATACACCCGGGAACCCGGGGTGCGGAATTTGCGGAGAAAGATCGCGACCCTGATGCGCAAAGCGGCGCGGATGATCCTGGAGGATCCCAAGATCCAGCATATACGGATCAATGCAAAGAATCTCCCGAAATTCGCAGGCAAGAAGGTCTTCGAATTCTCCGTCATCGATGAAGAGCCTCAAATCGGTGTGGTCAACGGCCTCGCCTGGACGGCAGTAGGAGGTGATGTTCTGACCGTCGAAGCGATCAAGATCAAAGGCAAGGGGTTGATGCAGCTGACGGGAAGTCTGGGGGATGTGATGAAAGAGTCTGCCCGGATCGCCCACAGTGTGGTCAAGATCCTCATCGATGAAGGGAAAGTGAAGATCCCTCGATCCGTCATTCCCCGTACTGCCAAGGAGCAGGAGGAGGGTAAATATCCCGATGCCAGCGAAGTCTACAAACGTTACGACTTGCACCTCCATGTCCCCGAGGGAGCTACGCCCAAAGATGGCCCCAGCGCGGGGATCACGATGGCAACGGCAATTGCCTCGATCTACAGTGAGCGTAAGGTCGACAACAAGGTTGCGATGACCGGAGAGCTGACTTTAACAGGCAAAGTCCTTCCCATCGGAGGCCTCAAAGAAAAACTGATCGCCGCGTACAAGGCGGGAGTGAAAAAAGCGCTGATTCCCGAAAAGAATTATGAGCGGGATCTGGAAGATCTTCCCAAAGAGGTGCTCGAACATGTGAAGATCATTCCGGTAACGATTATAGAAGAGGTGTTGGAAGAGGCGCTCCTCTAA
- a CDS encoding ATP-binding protein yields MKITNKLTLIGTLAAGALLLIAGGFYWLSQLDPAQITRYLHSPTILGTVLGVLVLLALLILYLTRHTALTIRSYNTTFKKALKYLVEDFGDEDEHYSEIVGDLSKVDLEAPGGYRKAFELLQEIVRQAREDRRTAQEENQAKSLFLANMSHEIRTPMNGIIGFTELLKSTPLNDEQQEFANIIEKSSHNLLNIINNILDLSKIESNKVEVEHITFETHHELDNTIDNFGVVAAENDIELYYFIDPSISSRLKGDPTKIKEILTNLLNNAVKFTEAGGEISVEIEKLEATQGDRSLIEFRVIDTGIGMSQEQIKKIFEPFTQADSSITRKYGGTGLGLTITKEYVELMGGKLLVESEEGKGSTFSFTLPLEEIRDEETDYRNAFTDVILCIYQGDEVNRFNQYLQRYADYFGMELQPFRSAQELHTFVSEGNCPALLMDFDRIPQSLREVLDRLPEEDLYLLARVTSREELKDYKFTNENILFKPATYTKILDMLKSISRYEMGEKELKSTTTTVQTRYHGKVLVVEDNIINQKLVKNILEGLGLDVDIANNGLEAFELRRGNDYDLIFMDIQMPVMNGIEATHEILEYEEDEELPHVPIVALTANALKGDRERFLAEGMDEYISKPIEMSELIYILNKFLKDKATLVTTPQEHAAQILESLQPQEQSGTDSSSSAPKEVAATAQEGKGMETKEILIAKNLPFSRKLLSKLLEALGYPYRIAETPAEALAILSSQPVSMVFLDEKMLDDALVNKLKESGVLVVLTSQAEHPERILGLNSIIYTEKMTRENFKKFLEERGEK; encoded by the coding sequence ATGAAAATCACCAACAAACTCACGCTCATCGGAACTTTGGCCGCAGGTGCACTTCTCCTAATTGCCGGAGGATTCTATTGGCTGAGTCAGCTCGATCCGGCACAAATTACCCGCTATCTCCATTCTCCAACGATTTTGGGAACGGTTCTGGGGGTCCTAGTTCTTCTGGCCCTCTTGATCCTCTACTTGACGCGACATACCGCTCTGACCATCAGATCCTACAATACGACGTTTAAAAAGGCCCTGAAATATCTCGTGGAAGATTTCGGAGACGAAGATGAGCATTACTCGGAAATAGTCGGTGATCTCAGCAAAGTCGATCTGGAGGCACCGGGGGGATATCGAAAAGCCTTCGAACTCCTCCAAGAGATCGTCCGACAAGCCAGAGAGGATCGTCGGACTGCCCAGGAGGAGAATCAAGCCAAATCACTTTTCCTCGCCAATATGTCCCATGAAATCCGGACACCAATGAATGGAATTATCGGCTTCACCGAACTTTTGAAAAGTACGCCGCTCAATGACGAACAGCAGGAATTTGCCAATATTATTGAGAAAAGTTCCCATAATTTGCTCAATATCATCAACAATATTCTCGATCTCTCCAAAATCGAGAGTAACAAGGTTGAAGTGGAGCATATCACTTTCGAAACCCATCATGAGCTTGATAATACCATCGATAATTTCGGTGTGGTTGCCGCTGAAAACGACATTGAACTCTATTATTTCATCGACCCTTCCATTAGTTCGCGCCTCAAAGGAGATCCCACCAAGATCAAAGAGATCCTGACCAATCTCCTCAACAATGCCGTCAAATTCACCGAAGCCGGAGGAGAAATAAGCGTAGAGATCGAGAAGCTTGAGGCAACCCAGGGGGATCGATCCCTGATCGAATTCAGGGTCATCGATACCGGCATCGGCATGTCCCAAGAGCAGATCAAAAAGATTTTTGAACCCTTTACCCAGGCCGACAGTTCCATTACCCGTAAATATGGGGGAACAGGTCTTGGACTGACCATCACCAAAGAGTATGTGGAGCTGATGGGAGGCAAACTGCTTGTCGAAAGCGAAGAGGGTAAAGGCAGTACTTTCTCCTTCACCCTTCCCCTGGAAGAGATCAGAGATGAAGAGACAGATTATCGCAATGCTTTCACCGACGTCATCCTCTGTATCTACCAGGGGGATGAGGTAAATAGATTCAACCAATATCTCCAGCGCTATGCAGATTATTTCGGTATGGAACTGCAACCTTTCCGTTCTGCCCAGGAACTGCATACCTTCGTTTCCGAGGGAAATTGTCCTGCGCTGCTTATGGATTTCGACCGAATTCCCCAAAGCTTGAGGGAAGTCCTCGACCGCTTGCCGGAAGAAGATCTCTATCTTTTGGCACGGGTCACTTCCCGGGAAGAGTTGAAGGATTATAAATTTACTAACGAGAATATCCTTTTCAAACCGGCCACTTACACCAAAATCCTTGATATGCTCAAAAGCATCTCCCGCTATGAAATGGGGGAAAAGGAGCTCAAAAGCACTACAACGACAGTCCAGACACGCTACCACGGCAAAGTCCTCGTCGTGGAAGACAATATCATCAATCAAAAATTGGTAAAAAATATTCTCGAAGGCTTGGGCCTCGATGTCGATATCGCCAACAATGGCCTGGAGGCTTTCGAGCTACGTCGTGGAAACGACTACGACTTGATCTTCATGGATATCCAGATGCCCGTTATGAATGGAATCGAAGCGACACACGAAATCCTCGAATATGAAGAGGATGAAGAACTCCCCCACGTGCCCATCGTCGCCCTGACCGCCAATGCTCTCAAAGGGGATCGCGAACGTTTCCTTGCTGAAGGAATGGATGAGTACATTTCCAAACCGATCGAAATGTCGGAGCTGATTTATATTCTCAACAAATTTCTCAAGGATAAAGCAACCCTGGTCACGACTCCCCAGGAACACGCTGCCCAGATCCTTGAATCGTTGCAGCCACAGGAACAAAGCGGCACGGACTCCTCTTCTTCAGCCCCCAAAGAGGTAGCCGCTACTGCACAGGAAGGCAAAGGGATGGAAACGAAAGAGATCCTCATCGCAAAGAACCTGCCTTTCAGCCGTAAACTTTTGTCGAAACTGCTCGAGGCTCTCGGCTATCCCTACCGTATAGCCGAAACGCCGGCAGAGGCATTGGCGATCCTCTCTTCCCAACCTGTTTCCATGGTTTTCCTCGATGAGAAGATGCTCGATGATGCCCTGGTCAATAAACTGAAAGAGAGCGGTGTTCTGGTCGTCTTAACCAGCCAAGCGGAACACCCCGAACGCATCTTGGGTTTGAACAGCATAATCTATACCGAAAAAATGACTCGAGAGAATTTCAAAAAATTCCTTGAAGAGAGAGGGGAAAAATAA
- a CDS encoding response regulator — MALKVLVVDDDFINRKLIQALLHRHPDLVSQILEAENGSEALQVVRENPDVDLILLDILMPVLDGKEFLKIFRSDPENSRIPVIVLSTDDTQKSAVFDLGAEDFIIKPINENDLINRIRYWTQNLDS, encoded by the coding sequence ATGGCCTTGAAAGTCTTGGTCGTCGATGACGATTTCATCAACCGCAAGCTGATTCAGGCTCTGCTCCATCGCCATCCGGATCTGGTTTCCCAAATCCTCGAGGCGGAGAACGGTTCCGAAGCTTTACAGGTCGTCCGGGAGAATCCTGATGTGGATCTGATCCTCTTGGATATTCTTATGCCTGTACTTGACGGAAAAGAGTTTTTGAAAATTTTCCGATCTGATCCGGAAAATAGTCGCATCCCTGTCATCGTCCTCTCTACGGACGATACGCAGAAAAGCGCCGTCTTCGATCTAGGTGCAGAGGACTTCATCATCAAGCCGATCAATGAAAACGACCTGATCAACCGGATCCGCTATTGGACCCAGAATCTCGATTCTTGA